In one window of Kitasatospora sp. MMS16-BH015 DNA:
- a CDS encoding GNAT family N-acetyltransferase, translating to MLPGPFQVARALATTRVLDAADLVDTLEVLHRDPVANAFVATRVEAVGLDPWRLGGEMWGWFDADGRLESLCYAGANLVLVGAGPEAVRAFAERARRQGRRCSSIVGPAEPTAALWALLERSWGPAREVRAHQPLMATSSRSTEVAPDPLVRRVRRGEVEAVMPACVAMFTEEVGISPLAGDGGLLYQARVAELVGAGRSFARFDEAGQVVFKAEIGAVTAGACQIQGVWVAPEHRGQRISEGGMAAVLDFALADVAPVASLYVNDFNVRARAAYRRVGFHEVGAFMSVLF from the coding sequence ATGCTCCCCGGCCCCTTCCAGGTCGCGCGCGCCCTGGCGACCACCCGGGTCCTCGACGCCGCCGACCTGGTGGACACCCTGGAGGTGCTGCACCGCGACCCGGTCGCCAACGCCTTCGTGGCCACCCGGGTCGAGGCCGTCGGGCTCGACCCCTGGCGGCTCGGCGGCGAGATGTGGGGCTGGTTCGACGCAGACGGGCGGCTGGAGTCGCTCTGCTACGCCGGCGCCAACCTGGTGCTGGTGGGCGCCGGCCCCGAGGCCGTCCGGGCCTTCGCCGAGCGGGCCCGCCGGCAGGGCCGCCGCTGCTCCTCGATCGTCGGCCCGGCCGAGCCCACCGCCGCCCTCTGGGCGCTGCTCGAGCGCAGCTGGGGCCCGGCCCGCGAGGTCCGCGCCCACCAGCCGCTGATGGCCACCTCCAGCCGCTCGACCGAGGTGGCCCCCGATCCGCTGGTGCGCCGGGTGCGGCGGGGCGAGGTCGAGGCGGTGATGCCCGCCTGCGTCGCGATGTTCACCGAGGAGGTCGGCATCTCCCCGCTGGCCGGGGACGGCGGCCTGCTCTACCAGGCCCGGGTGGCCGAACTGGTCGGCGCCGGGCGCTCGTTCGCCCGGTTCGACGAGGCCGGTCAGGTGGTCTTCAAGGCCGAGATCGGCGCCGTCACCGCCGGGGCCTGTCAGATCCAGGGCGTCTGGGTCGCCCCCGAGCACCGCGGGCAGCGGATCTCCGAGGGCGGGATGGCCGCCGTGCTCGACTTCGCGCTGGCCGACGTGGCGCCGGTCGCCTCGCTGTACGTCAACGACTTCAACGTCCGGGCCCGGGCGGCCTACCGCCGGGTCGGCTTCCACGAGGTCGGCGCCTTCATGAGCGTGCTGTTCTGA
- a CDS encoding DUF503 domain-containing protein, producing MFVGTLTFDLLLGDVHSLKEKRSIVRPIVAELQRKYSVCAAETGNQDLHRRAEIGLAVVSGEAGYVTEVLDSCERLVAGRPEVQLLSARRRYHGDDDD from the coding sequence ATGTTCGTGGGAACACTCACCTTCGACCTGCTCCTCGGCGACGTCCACTCGCTCAAGGAGAAGCGTTCGATCGTGCGGCCCATCGTGGCCGAACTGCAGCGCAAGTACAGCGTGTGCGCTGCGGAGACCGGGAACCAGGACCTGCACCGGCGGGCCGAGATCGGCCTGGCGGTGGTATCCGGCGAGGCCGGGTACGTCACCGAGGTCCTGGACAGCTGTGAGCGGCTCGTCGCCGGCCGCCCCGAGGTGCAGTTGCTCTCCGCGAGGAGGCGCTACCACGGCGACGACGATGATTGA
- the nusA gene encoding transcription termination factor NusA: MDIDMSALRGLVTEKNIPFELLVESIESALLIAYHRTEGSRRRARVELNRKSGHVTVWALEDAAELEEGVEPKEFDDTPSGFGRIAASTAKQVILQRLRDAADDQTFGEYAGKEGDIVTGVVQQGNDPKNILVDIGKLEAILPPQEQVPGEDYRHGTRLRCYVVAVRRGVRGASVTLSRTHPNLVKKLFALEVPEIADGSVEIASIAREAGHRTKIAVWSRRQGLNAKGACIGPMGGRVRNVMAELHGEKIDIVDWSEDPAEMVAAALSPARVTKVEIVDYAQRSARVIVPDYQLSLAIGKEGQNARLAARLTGWRIDIRPDTEPADGGPVEGSADA, encoded by the coding sequence GTGGACATCGACATGAGCGCCCTGCGTGGGCTGGTCACCGAGAAGAACATCCCGTTCGAGCTGCTGGTCGAGTCGATCGAGTCGGCCCTCCTCATCGCGTACCACCGCACCGAGGGCTCGCGCCGCCGCGCGCGGGTCGAGCTGAACCGCAAGAGCGGTCACGTGACGGTCTGGGCCCTGGAGGACGCCGCGGAGCTGGAGGAGGGCGTCGAGCCGAAGGAGTTCGACGACACCCCGAGCGGCTTCGGCCGGATCGCCGCCTCGACGGCCAAGCAGGTCATCCTGCAGCGCCTGCGGGACGCCGCCGACGACCAGACCTTCGGTGAGTACGCGGGCAAGGAGGGCGACATCGTCACCGGTGTCGTCCAGCAGGGCAACGACCCGAAGAACATCCTGGTCGACATCGGCAAGCTGGAGGCCATCCTCCCGCCGCAGGAGCAGGTGCCCGGCGAGGACTACCGCCACGGCACCCGCCTGCGCTGCTACGTGGTGGCCGTGCGCCGCGGCGTCCGCGGCGCCTCGGTGACGCTGTCCCGTACGCACCCCAACCTGGTGAAGAAGCTCTTCGCCCTGGAGGTGCCGGAGATCGCCGACGGCTCGGTGGAGATCGCCTCGATCGCCCGTGAGGCCGGCCACCGCACCAAGATCGCGGTCTGGTCGCGCCGCCAGGGCCTGAACGCCAAGGGCGCCTGCATCGGCCCGATGGGCGGCCGGGTGCGCAACGTGATGGCCGAGCTGCACGGCGAGAAGATCGACATCGTCGACTGGTCCGAGGACCCGGCCGAGATGGTCGCCGCCGCACTGTCCCCCGCGCGGGTGACGAAGGTGGAGATCGTCGACTACGCGCAGCGCTCCGCCCGGGTGATCGTGCCGGACTACCAGCTCTCGCTCGCGATCGGCAAGGAGGGGCAGAACGCCCGCCTCGCCGCCCGTCTGACCGGCTGGCGGATCGACATCCGACCGGACACCGAGCCCGCCGACGGCGGCCCCGTCGAGGGCTCCGCCGACGCGTAG
- a CDS encoding aminoglycoside phosphotransferase family protein, with product MLDEWLVRWQLTLDRVCVPGHRGGVTALVRQADGTPAVLKLGPAEHEAAALRRWNGQGAVLLLKAEPGALLLERLHADIPLRSLAEPKAVLEATSLLRHLWVEPDGEHVFPELAEHLGPLVEEARETAEELLAGQAERLLLHGALDHGHVLAADRAPWLAISPDPVIGERAYDLAWLALDRLETLIGSPGPKGAARRRITRLAEAVEVDPDRLRGWTLYRATATGLRHLGADQDRLGELYLEFASWL from the coding sequence ATGCTGGACGAATGGCTGGTGCGCTGGCAGCTGACCCTGGATCGGGTCTGCGTGCCCGGGCACCGAGGGGGCGTCACCGCCCTGGTGCGGCAGGCCGACGGCACCCCGGCCGTCCTCAAGCTGGGCCCGGCCGAGCACGAGGCTGCCGCACTGCGCCGCTGGAACGGCCAGGGCGCGGTCCTCCTGCTCAAGGCCGAGCCAGGAGCCCTGCTCCTGGAGCGCCTGCACGCCGACATCCCACTGCGCTCCCTGGCCGAGCCCAAGGCCGTGCTGGAGGCGACCAGCCTGCTGCGCCACCTCTGGGTGGAGCCGGACGGGGAGCACGTCTTCCCCGAGCTCGCCGAGCACCTCGGCCCGCTGGTCGAGGAGGCCCGGGAGACCGCCGAGGAGCTGCTGGCCGGCCAGGCCGAGCGGCTGCTGCTGCACGGCGCGCTCGACCACGGCCACGTGCTGGCCGCCGACCGGGCGCCCTGGCTGGCGATCTCCCCCGACCCCGTGATCGGTGAACGCGCTTACGACCTGGCCTGGTTGGCGCTCGACCGGCTGGAGACGCTGATCGGCTCCCCCGGCCCGAAGGGCGCGGCCAGGCGCCGGATCACCCGGCTGGCCGAGGCGGTGGAGGTGGACCCGGACCGCCTGCGCGGCTGGACCCTCTACCGGGCCACCGCCACCGGCCTGCGCCACCTCGGCGCCGACCAGGACCGCCTGGGCGAGCTCTACCTGGAGTTCGCGTCCTGGCTCTGA
- the rimP gene encoding ribosome maturation factor RimP, with the protein MSTNPTDRLRELLEPLAAAAGLDLEDVKVTQQGSRRQVQVDVDADGGVDLDAVADFSHLVSQALDDSNLMGDAPYVLEVGSPGAERPLALPRHWARAEGRLAKIHLVDGGEIVARVLESDEDGALVEVQPVKGRGKPKERRLEFAEVARARVQVEFNRKEDEHVLQAVESAEDTVDDASDEDDE; encoded by the coding sequence ATGAGCACCAACCCCACCGACCGGTTGCGCGAATTGCTGGAGCCCCTGGCCGCTGCGGCGGGGCTCGACCTGGAGGACGTGAAGGTCACCCAGCAGGGCAGCCGTCGCCAGGTGCAGGTCGACGTGGACGCCGACGGCGGGGTGGACCTGGACGCGGTCGCCGACTTCAGCCACCTGGTGAGCCAGGCGCTCGACGATTCCAACCTGATGGGCGACGCCCCGTACGTGCTCGAGGTCGGCTCGCCCGGCGCCGAGCGCCCGCTGGCGCTGCCGCGGCACTGGGCCCGGGCCGAGGGCCGGCTGGCGAAGATCCACCTGGTGGACGGCGGCGAGATCGTCGCCCGGGTGCTGGAGAGCGACGAGGACGGCGCGCTGGTCGAGGTGCAGCCGGTGAAGGGCCGCGGCAAGCCGAAGGAGCGCCGCCTGGAGTTCGCCGAGGTGGCCCGGGCCCGCGTGCAGGTCGAGTTCAACCGCAAGGAGGACGAGCACGTCCTGCAAGCGGTGGAGTCCGCTGAAGACACTGTCGACGACGCCTCCGACGAAGACGACGAGTGA
- a CDS encoding GNAT family N-acetyltransferase produces MEQLTEVTIEAIDLAAWAPYALDVQAIAFGLTPEEVAVRLQIVGRHALQPGVRALGALSEGRLVGFGYGMPNQREHWWSTVIQPHLEAQGHGDWLDDVFAVTELHVLPEYQGRGLGTRLIRSLCEGSGQPRSILSAIDAETPARRLYRSLGYRDLARPVRFPNTVRPYAVMGARLPLLGAPSGAAPQSQDANSR; encoded by the coding sequence ATGGAGCAGCTGACCGAGGTGACGATCGAGGCCATCGACCTCGCGGCCTGGGCGCCGTACGCCCTGGACGTCCAGGCGATCGCCTTCGGGCTGACCCCGGAGGAGGTCGCCGTCCGCCTCCAGATCGTGGGGCGGCACGCCCTGCAGCCGGGGGTGCGGGCACTCGGCGCGCTGAGCGAGGGTCGGCTGGTCGGCTTCGGCTACGGCATGCCCAACCAGCGCGAGCACTGGTGGAGCACGGTGATCCAGCCCCACCTGGAGGCCCAGGGCCACGGGGACTGGCTGGACGACGTGTTCGCCGTCACCGAGCTGCACGTGCTCCCCGAGTACCAGGGCCGCGGCCTGGGCACCCGGCTGATCCGCAGCCTCTGCGAGGGCTCCGGGCAGCCGCGCAGCATCCTCTCCGCGATCGACGCCGAGACCCCGGCCCGGCGGCTCTACCGCTCGCTCGGCTACCGCGACCTGGCCCGGCCGGTGCGGTTCCCGAACACGGTGCGGCCGTACGCGGTGATGGGCGCCCGGCTGCCGCTGCTCGGCGCGCCCAGCGGTGCCGCCCCTCAGAGCCAGGACGCGAACTCCAGGTAG
- a CDS encoding YlxR family protein, whose product MSGRTHVRACPERTCVGCRKRAAKHQLLRVVAIEGECVPDGRGALPGRGAHLHPDLACLDLAVRRRAFPRAFRLQGALGTDVLRAYVEQAGGTSAF is encoded by the coding sequence TTGTCTGGCCGGACGCATGTCCGAGCATGCCCGGAACGCACCTGCGTGGGCTGCCGCAAGCGCGCGGCCAAGCACCAGCTGTTGCGTGTCGTGGCCATCGAGGGCGAGTGCGTCCCCGACGGCCGCGGCGCACTGCCCGGCCGGGGCGCGCATCTGCACCCCGACTTGGCCTGCCTTGATCTCGCGGTACGCCGCCGGGCGTTCCCCAGGGCCTTCCGGCTCCAGGGCGCGCTCGGTACGGACGTGCTCCGTGCGTACGTGGAACAGGCAGGCGGCACCTCGGCGTTCTGA
- a CDS encoding ferritin-like domain-containing protein — protein MLSPNRRTFLALGVLTGALVVSGCSGGSGGGGGGGHKADPDLPLRARAVAATDTLLAGYDAVLAGPGAAQAEQLKALRTEVAAHRTALATGLPAPSGTAAASPSALPAATGTGTAPGSVAALAALEHSTAESRLADLDAASPALAKLLAAVATSDALHAATLGDQSPVTAPKADAPTAGPAASASAAATTSAKAAPKPSAEATALQTALAAEHAAVYGYGVIGGHLPAGAQREDGHASYAAHQAQRDAWQRLLADGGATPTAAAAGYRLPTAVTSPATAADLAVHIEAQLTAVYADLVAATTGPLRQTAAEALRNTAFRARHWGGALPALPGVIG, from the coding sequence ATGCTGTCGCCCAACCGGCGGACCTTCCTGGCCCTCGGCGTACTCACCGGTGCCCTGGTGGTCAGCGGCTGTTCCGGCGGCAGCGGCGGGGGTGGTGGCGGTGGTCACAAGGCCGACCCGGACCTCCCGCTGCGGGCCCGCGCCGTCGCGGCCACCGACACCCTGCTGGCCGGCTACGACGCCGTCCTGGCCGGCCCCGGCGCCGCCCAGGCCGAGCAGCTGAAGGCCCTGCGCACGGAGGTCGCCGCCCACCGCACCGCCCTGGCCACCGGCCTGCCGGCCCCCTCCGGCACCGCCGCGGCCTCCCCCAGCGCGCTGCCCGCCGCGACCGGTACCGGCACCGCCCCCGGCAGCGTCGCCGCACTGGCCGCCCTGGAGCACAGCACCGCCGAATCCCGGCTGGCCGACCTCGACGCCGCCTCCCCCGCGCTCGCCAAGCTGCTCGCCGCCGTCGCCACCTCCGACGCGCTGCACGCCGCCACCCTGGGCGACCAGTCCCCCGTCACCGCCCCCAAGGCCGACGCCCCCACCGCGGGCCCCGCCGCCTCCGCCTCCGCAGCCGCAACCACCTCCGCCAAGGCGGCCCCCAAGCCCTCCGCCGAGGCCACCGCCCTGCAGACCGCCCTGGCGGCCGAGCACGCCGCGGTCTACGGCTACGGCGTTATCGGCGGTCACCTCCCGGCCGGCGCCCAGCGCGAGGACGGCCACGCCTCCTACGCCGCCCACCAGGCCCAGCGCGACGCCTGGCAGCGCCTGCTCGCCGACGGCGGCGCCACCCCCACCGCCGCAGCCGCCGGCTACCGCCTGCCCACCGCCGTCACCAGCCCCGCCACCGCCGCCGACCTCGCCGTCCACATCGAGGCCCAACTCACCGCCGTCTACGCCGACTTGGTCGCCGCCACCACCGGCCCCCTGCGCCAGACCGCCGCCGAGGCCCTGCGCAACACCGCCTTCCGCGCCCGCCACTGGGGCGGCGCCCTGCCCGCCCTGCCGGGCGTGATCGGGTAG
- a CDS encoding bifunctional oligoribonuclease/PAP phosphatase NrnA, producing MTAEPVRTGQGAPTTDTVEGALAVLPGPRTEPPSGLELEWQRVVALIGSAASIDLICHISPDGDALGSALAAGLALRSLGHEVRVSFGDDPQIVPESLGFLPGQELLVPAAEVPDAPELALCFDVAAESRLGLLHAKAFAAKAMVVFDHHASNPGFGTHRLIDPGAPATAVLVDELLRRLGVPLDQALATCLYTGVATDTGSFKYAATTPATHELAGRLLATGIRHDLISRRLWDTSSFGYLKVLAAALDRAVYEPEAAGGRGLVWTWVPYQDLALFGVTVEEIEGLIDVLRRPAEAEVALVLKQDPDGTLRGSCRAKGAVDVAAACAELGGGGHRFAAGFAVREEVPAVVRRFRTALLSHICTESTDEA from the coding sequence ATGACCGCGGAGCCGGTCCGAACCGGCCAGGGGGCACCCACCACCGACACGGTGGAGGGTGCCCTCGCGGTGCTTCCGGGCCCTCGTACCGAACCGCCCTCCGGCCTCGAGCTGGAGTGGCAGCGGGTGGTCGCGCTGATCGGCTCGGCCGCCTCGATCGACCTGATTTGCCACATCAGCCCGGACGGCGACGCCCTCGGCTCGGCGCTGGCCGCCGGGCTCGCGCTGCGCTCGCTCGGCCACGAGGTGCGGGTCTCCTTCGGGGACGACCCGCAGATCGTGCCGGAGTCGCTGGGCTTCCTGCCCGGCCAGGAGCTGCTGGTGCCCGCCGCCGAGGTGCCCGACGCCCCCGAGCTGGCGCTCTGCTTCGACGTGGCCGCCGAGTCTCGGCTCGGGCTGCTGCACGCCAAGGCCTTCGCGGCCAAGGCGATGGTGGTCTTCGACCACCACGCCTCCAACCCCGGCTTCGGCACCCACCGCCTGATCGACCCGGGCGCCCCCGCCACGGCCGTGCTGGTCGACGAGCTGCTGCGGCGGCTCGGCGTGCCGCTGGACCAGGCGCTCGCCACCTGCCTCTACACCGGCGTGGCCACCGACACCGGCTCCTTCAAGTACGCCGCCACCACCCCGGCCACCCATGAGCTCGCGGGCCGCCTGCTGGCCACCGGCATCCGGCACGACCTGATCTCCCGCCGCCTCTGGGACACCTCCTCCTTCGGCTACCTCAAGGTGCTCGCCGCCGCCCTCGACCGGGCCGTCTACGAGCCCGAAGCCGCCGGCGGCCGCGGCCTGGTGTGGACCTGGGTGCCATACCAGGACCTGGCCCTGTTCGGCGTCACGGTCGAGGAGATCGAGGGCCTGATCGACGTGCTCCGGCGCCCCGCCGAGGCCGAGGTGGCCCTCGTCCTGAAGCAGGACCCGGACGGCACCCTGCGCGGCTCCTGCCGCGCCAAGGGCGCCGTGGACGTGGCCGCCGCCTGCGCCGAACTCGGTGGCGGCGGGCACAGGTTCGCGGCCGGGTTCGCCGTGCGGGAGGAGGTGCCGGCGGTGGTCCGGCGCTTCCGCACCGCACTCCTCTCCCACATCTGCACGGAAAGTACCGATGAAGCGTAA
- the infB gene encoding translation initiation factor IF-2, with translation MAKVRVYELAKELGLESKAVMAKLTELGEFVRSASSTIEAPVVRKLTDALGVAPTGGSAAKPGPRKPAAPQPAGGASAPKPGAPTPGPRPAATPGPRPTPAPAAPAAAAPAAPAAPAAPKPAVTPGPRPAARPAAPAAPAAEFSSPAPAGEAPARPATPPARPAAAAPGSGARPGPRPAGPRPGNNPFTSGSATGMGRPGDRRPAAPGDRPRPAGAPGAAGERPRPGGDRPRPAGAPGADRGAPRPGGDRGPRPDGTAGARPGADRGAPRPGGDRPRPAAGPGGAPRPGGPGAPRPDGMPRPAGPRPGGPSPSGMPRPNPGMMPQRPAPGAGPRPGPGGRGPGGPGGRPGGPGAGGARPGFQGRPAGPGSRPAGGGGFGGPRPGGAGGGGGFGGPRPGGFGGRPGGPGARGGTQGAFGRGPGGRPARGRKSKRQRRQEYEAMQAPSVGGVMLPRGNGQTVRLSRGASLMDFAEKINANPAALVSVMFNLGEMVTATQSVSDATLELLAGEMGFVLEIVSRDDEDRELLESFDIDFGADEGDEEMLVARPPVVTVMGHVDHGKTRLLDAIRKSNVVAGEAGGITQHIGAYQVSAVVNGEERPITFLDTPGHEAFSAMRARGAKSTDIAILVVAANDGVMPQTVEALNHAKAAGVPIVVAVNKIDVEGADPTKVRGQLTEFGLVAEEYGGDTMFVDISARQGLHIDQLLEAVVLTADASLDLRANPEQDAQGIAIEAHLDKGRGAMATVLVQRGTLRVGDSIVVGDAYGRVRAMLDENGNNLEEAGPSRPVLLLGLTSVPRAGDSFIVVDEDRTARQIAEKRSARDRNAAFAQRRVRISLEDLDKAIAAGSIEQLNLIIKGDVSGSVEALEDALVKLDVGEEVELRVLHRGVGAITESDVDLAMGSDAIIIGFNVRAEGRARTAAEKEGVDVRYYSVIYQAIEEIEAALKGLLKPEYEEVRLGSAEIREVFRSSKFGNIAGVIVREGLLRRNAKARLIRDGKVITENLTIEGLRRFKDDATEVREGFEAGVTLGSFNDIKVEDVIETYEMREKPRS, from the coding sequence GTGGCTAAGGTCCGGGTATACGAGCTCGCCAAGGAACTTGGCTTGGAGAGCAAGGCCGTCATGGCCAAGCTCACCGAGCTCGGTGAGTTCGTCCGTTCGGCGTCCTCGACGATTGAGGCGCCGGTCGTTCGCAAGTTGACTGACGCGCTGGGAGTGGCCCCTACGGGTGGTTCCGCTGCCAAGCCTGGCCCGCGCAAGCCCGCGGCGCCCCAGCCGGCCGGTGGTGCCTCCGCACCCAAGCCGGGTGCCCCCACCCCGGGTCCGCGCCCCGCCGCGACCCCGGGTCCCCGTCCGACCCCGGCTCCGGCCGCGCCCGCCGCTGCGGCTCCCGCCGCTCCGGCCGCGCCCGCCGCGCCGAAGCCCGCCGTGACCCCGGGCCCGCGCCCGGCGGCCCGTCCGGCTGCCCCGGCTGCTCCGGCGGCCGAGTTCTCCTCCCCGGCCCCGGCCGGCGAGGCCCCCGCCCGTCCGGCCACCCCGCCGGCCCGTCCGGCCGCTGCCGCGCCGGGCTCCGGCGCCCGTCCGGGCCCGCGTCCGGCCGGCCCGCGTCCGGGCAACAACCCCTTCACCTCGGGTAGCGCGACCGGCATGGGCCGCCCCGGCGACCGTCGTCCGGCCGCCCCGGGCGACCGTCCGCGTCCCGCGGGTGCTCCCGGTGCCGCCGGCGAGCGTCCCCGTCCGGGTGGCGACCGTCCGCGTCCCGCCGGTGCCCCGGGTGCCGACCGTGGCGCGCCGCGTCCCGGTGGCGACCGCGGCCCCCGTCCCGATGGGACCGCCGGTGCACGGCCGGGTGCCGACCGTGGCGCCCCGCGCCCCGGTGGCGACCGTCCGCGTCCCGCCGCCGGTCCCGGTGGCGCGCCGCGTCCCGGTGGCCCCGGTGCCCCGCGTCCCGACGGGATGCCGCGTCCGGCCGGCCCGCGCCCCGGTGGCCCGAGCCCGTCCGGCATGCCCCGCCCGAACCCGGGCATGATGCCGCAGCGTCCCGCTCCGGGCGCCGGCCCGCGTCCGGGCCCCGGCGGCCGTGGCCCGGGTGGCCCCGGCGGCCGTCCCGGCGGCCCGGGTGCCGGTGGCGCCCGTCCCGGCTTCCAGGGTCGTCCGGCCGGTCCGGGCTCGCGCCCGGCCGGTGGCGGCGGCTTCGGCGGCCCGCGTCCGGGTGGTGCCGGTGGCGGCGGCGGCTTCGGCGGCCCGCGTCCCGGTGGCTTCGGCGGCCGTCCCGGCGGCCCGGGTGCCCGTGGTGGCACGCAGGGCGCCTTCGGTCGTGGCCCGGGCGGTCGCCCGGCCCGTGGCCGCAAGTCGAAGCGTCAGCGTCGCCAGGAGTACGAGGCCATGCAGGCCCCGTCCGTGGGTGGCGTGATGCTCCCCCGCGGCAACGGACAGACCGTCCGCCTGTCGCGTGGTGCCTCGCTGATGGACTTCGCGGAGAAGATCAACGCCAACCCGGCCGCGCTCGTCTCGGTGATGTTCAACCTCGGTGAGATGGTCACCGCGACCCAGTCGGTCTCCGACGCGACCCTCGAGCTGCTGGCCGGCGAGATGGGCTTCGTCCTGGAGATCGTCAGCCGGGACGACGAGGACCGCGAGCTGCTCGAGTCGTTCGACATCGACTTCGGCGCCGACGAGGGCGACGAGGAGATGCTGGTGGCCCGTCCGCCGGTCGTCACCGTCATGGGTCACGTCGACCACGGTAAGACCCGCCTGCTCGACGCCATCCGCAAGTCCAACGTGGTGGCGGGCGAGGCCGGTGGCATCACCCAGCACATCGGTGCCTACCAGGTGTCGGCGGTCGTGAACGGCGAAGAGCGCCCGATCACCTTCCTCGACACCCCGGGTCACGAGGCGTTCTCCGCCATGCGTGCCCGTGGTGCCAAGTCCACCGACATCGCGATCCTGGTGGTCGCGGCCAACGACGGTGTCATGCCGCAGACGGTCGAGGCGCTCAACCACGCCAAGGCCGCCGGTGTGCCGATCGTGGTCGCGGTCAACAAGATCGACGTCGAGGGCGCCGACCCGACCAAGGTCCGCGGTCAGCTGACCGAGTTCGGTCTGGTGGCCGAGGAGTACGGCGGCGACACCATGTTCGTCGACATCTCCGCGCGCCAGGGTCTGCACATCGACCAGCTGCTCGAGGCGGTCGTCCTGACCGCCGACGCCTCGCTCGACCTGCGGGCCAACCCGGAGCAGGACGCGCAGGGTATTGCGATCGAAGCCCACCTCGACAAGGGCCGCGGCGCCATGGCGACCGTCCTCGTCCAGCGCGGTACCCTCCGCGTCGGTGACTCGATCGTGGTCGGCGACGCCTACGGCCGCGTCCGCGCCATGCTCGACGAGAACGGCAACAACCTGGAGGAGGCGGGTCCGTCCCGTCCGGTCCTGCTGCTCGGTCTGACCTCGGTGCCCCGCGCCGGCGACAGCTTCATCGTCGTCGACGAGGACCGCACCGCCCGCCAGATCGCCGAGAAGCGCTCGGCCCGCGACCGCAACGCCGCCTTCGCGCAGCGTCGGGTCCGGATCTCGCTCGAGGACCTGGACAAGGCGATCGCCGCCGGCTCCATCGAGCAGCTCAACCTCATCATCAAGGGTGACGTCTCCGGTTCGGTGGAAGCCCTCGAGGACGCCCTCGTCAAGCTGGACGTGGGCGAGGAGGTCGAGCTCCGGGTCCTGCACCGCGGTGTGGGTGCCATCACCGAGTCCGACGTGGACCTGGCGATGGGCTCGGACGCCATCATCATCGGCTTCAACGTGCGCGCCGAAGGCCGTGCCCGTACCGCAGCCGAGAAGGAAGGCGTGGACGTCCGGTACTACTCGGTCATCTACCAGGCGATCGAGGAGATCGAGGCGGCGCTCAAGGGCCTGCTCAAGCCCGAGTACGAGGAGGTGCGCCTCGGCTCCGCGGAGATCCGCGAGGTCTTCCGCTCCTCCAAGTTCGGCAACATCGCGGGTGTCATCGTCCGCGAGGGCCTGCTGCGCCGCAACGCCAAGGCCCGCCTCATCCGCGATGGCAAGGTCATCACGGAGAACCTCACCATCGAGGGTCTGCGTCGTTTCAAGGACGACGCGACCGAGGTGCGCGAGGGCTTCGAGGCCGGTGTCACCCTCGGGTCGTTCAACGACATCAAGGTCGAGGACGTCATCGAGACCTACGAGATGCGCGAGAAGCCGCGCTCGTAA
- the rbfA gene encoding 30S ribosome-binding factor RbfA, translating to MTDTARARKLADRIKVVVAETLQRRVKDPRLGYVTITDTRVTGDLREATVFYTVYGDELEREASAAALESAKGVLRSEVGRQTGVRFTPTLTFVADALPDNAKNIDDLLDKARLSDAAVRTAAAGASYAGDADPYRTPKADDEDE from the coding sequence GTGACCGACACCGCAAGGGCGCGCAAGCTCGCCGACCGCATCAAGGTGGTCGTGGCCGAGACCCTGCAACGGCGGGTCAAGGACCCGCGTCTGGGCTACGTCACCATCACCGACACCCGGGTCACCGGGGACCTTCGCGAGGCCACCGTCTTCTACACCGTCTACGGTGACGAGCTGGAGCGCGAGGCCTCGGCCGCCGCGCTGGAGAGCGCCAAGGGCGTGCTCCGCTCCGAGGTCGGCAGGCAGACCGGGGTGCGGTTCACCCCGACCCTGACCTTCGTGGCGGACGCCCTGCCGGACAACGCGAAGAACATCGACGACCTGCTGGACAAGGCCCGGCTCTCCGACGCCGCCGTCCGCACGGCCGCCGCCGGAGCCAGCTACGCCGGGGACGCGGACCCGTACCGCACCCCCAAGGCTGACGACGAGGACGAGTAA